The following are from one region of the Epinephelus fuscoguttatus linkage group LG11, E.fuscoguttatus.final_Chr_v1 genome:
- the LOC125896852 gene encoding alpha-N-acetylgalactosaminidase-like, whose product MHLTGLLFASALCVATLGLDNGVMRTPPMGWLAWERFRCDIDCEHDPKNCISENLFIDMADRLAEDGWRELGYVYVNIDDCWSSMQRDEKGRLQADPKRFPGGIPKLARYLHDRGLKLGIYGDMGTHTCGGYPGTPLDKIEIDAQTFAEWEVDMFKFDGCYSNATEQAQGYPLMSKALNATGRPIGYSCSWPAYQGGLPPKVNYTQLGQICNLWRNYGDIQDSWDSVLNIIDWFFENQDVLIPAAGPGRWNDPDMLIIGDFGLSMDQSRSQMALWAIMAAPLFMSNDLRTISSGARNILQNKMAITINQDPLGIQGRRLVKEKSGIQVFWRPLSKNDSALVFFSRRTDMPYRYQTNLKKLNYTTGSYKIYDVFTDKTMVLKDSTDFVVSVNPTGVVMWYVSAPAKLNLRRFYKDGRLQGFGYDDDVNAAPRVFL is encoded by the exons ATGCATCTGACGGGGCTTCTGTTTGCGTCAGCGCTCTGTGTGGCCACCTTGGGCCTGGACAATGGAGTGATGAGGACGCCTCCCATGGGCTGGTTGGCGTGGGAACGATTCCGCTGTGACATCGACTGTGAGCACGATCCCAAGAACTGCATCAG TGAGAATCTGTTCATCGACATGGCCGACAGACTTGCAGAGGACGGCTGGAGGGAACTCGGCTACGTGTACGTGAACATAGACGACTGCTGGTCGTCCATGCAGAGAGACGAGAAGGGACGTCTGCAGGCCGACCCTAAGAG GTTCCCAGGAGGCATCCCGAAACTGGCACGCTACCTGCATGACAGGGGGCTGAAGCTGGGGATCTACGGGGACATGGGCACACACACCTGTGGGGGCTACCCGGGCACGCCACTGGACAAGATCGAGATAGACGCTCAGACCTTCGCAGAGTGGGAGGTGGACATGTTTAAATTTGACGGCTGTTATTCAAACGCCACAGAGCAAGCGCAGG GTTACCCTCTCATGTCAAAGGCTTTAAATGCTACCGGCCGTCCCATTGGATACTCCTGCAGCTGGCCTGCCTACCAGGGTGGCCTGCCTCCTAAG GTAAACTACACTCAGCTGGGCCAGATATGCAACCTGTGGCGTAACTATGGCGACATCCAGGACTCTTGGGACAGTGTCCTGAACATTATCGACTGGTTCTTTGAGAACCAGGACGTCCTGATACCTGCAGCCGGACCTGGACGGTGGAACGACCCTGATATG CTGATCATTGGTGACTTTGGCCTCAGCATGGACCAGTCTCGGAGTCAGATGGCTCTGTGGGCGATCATGGCTGCTCCTCTTTTCATGTCCAATGATCTGCGCACCATCAGCAGCGGGGCTCGCAATATCCTGCAGAACAAGATGGCCATCACCATCAACCAGGATCCTCTGGGCATCCAAGGAAGGCGCCTTGTGAAG GAGAAGAGTGGCATTCAGGTGTTCTGGCGCCCCCTGTCAAAAAATGACAGTGCTCTGGTGTTCTTCAGTCGTCGTACCGACATGCCGTACCGCTACCAGACTAACCTCAAAAAACTCAACTACACCACCGGCAGCTACAAG ATCTACGACGTCTTCACTGACAAGACCATGGTGCTGAAAGACTCCACTGACTTTGTGGTGTCAGTGAACCCCACAGGTGTGGTCATGTGGTACGTGTCTGCGCCTGCCAAACTCAACCTCCGCCGGTTCTATAAAGATGGCAGACTCCAGGGATTCGGCTACGATGACGATGTAAACGCCGCCCCTCGTGTTTTCCTCTGA